The Lactuca sativa cultivar Salinas chromosome 2, Lsat_Salinas_v11, whole genome shotgun sequence genome includes the window TCACTGAGACGTGTCACGTCCGAGGTCCGACACATGCAGCCTTCCAATTGAACCGAACCACAGACCAATGAACTTCTGACGCGCCTCGCATGCGTGTCCGAAGCTTGCTCCTCCACGCCTCCTCGCGTTCAAGCCTCGTATGCGAGCCACCGAGCTGCTTCGCACCTGCTTCGTCACCTCCCTCCGgaccgagcctcgcaggtgcgacGTGGATCCTCCTTAGCCACAAGCCTTCGGTCTCGCACCCTATAAATAAGGGGGCTGCGAGACTTGCCGACTAATTTCAAGAAATTTGCCATTTTGACCcttttttccatattttcttgattttgacattccccgaagccccggtatcaattttaGCACCCGTAACACGTCCCGAAGCTCCCAAGAAGcccgaaaattttatcttttcggttttgaagccctaccttcgcagagcctgGTTTTCATTTAAGCTCCCGATTTTCATCATAGAAAGTCATATTTGAAGCCGAAGTGTTGCCTAAATTACTATTTTCACCCCGAGttaattcaaggtgagttcaatatataggaacaattgtatgttatgtgttatatgtgctatgtgcttttcagtgttattattccgagtTATTTTTCCGTGTTATTGTATTTGCTATTTAATAGCAAAAGTAATACCTTTGACAATGTGATCAgtaaaaggacttagattcacattggtactggtacgtagcctctggccatgtagaacatgtctccgtaagagaatgacttctattctatggcattggcaaatggttagacaggatTATAAGCTTGAAATCTAACaagatgttaatcagaaattgGATGTATTCTATGCCATTTGAGCCAAaattttattgatgtatatcaagtatggaaattgttatgtctcattgattgtatatcttagAATCAAGTCATCGCATGATATGAAAAGCttaacacatgattcacatatgcctttgttgttccttgtttctATTTGCTtatgccatattgaagtatatatatggcataacgttatattgtatctattattgaacttactaagcatcaccgcttaccctatcaatgtttaacaattgcaggtgataagtAACTAGTATGATCACATACTGTTGAAAGATTTAAAATACTTTGTAATAGTACTTTTGCActtcagttttatttgtatacaTTACCATATCctaggtagttatgtaatatataacactttgtaatagtcggtttgtatctagtagtttgtaatctctttatcaatgtaaaatattgcttttatgaatatgcaagtagcatgttttggagtaataatattgtgatgtatgaaagtttgggtctttcaaaaaacgaaagttggggtctttcactaataaatgtattttttgaTGCGGTTTTCCAAAACCACAGtaataataaatgtattttgatgttgttttcttaaaacgcactaataaatgtattttttgaTGCCGTTTTCCAAAACTACGGTAAAAGGAAATGCATTTTTTGATGTGGTTTTAGATTGAGTTCCCTCCTCATTTATGTTCCCGGACTGATGCTCCTTCTAAAATTTCATTCCCGGCGCGATGCCTTTCTTTTCCCCTATATATTTCCTTAATCTAATTTCATTTGGCCACACAAACCCTAATATCGTCGACTACTGCTGCCCTCACCAACATCCTTGAGTCCTGTCACCCGTGTCTGCATCATCGTCGATTATGGCTGCCACAGCCTCCACCATCTCTGATTCCGGTCGACCCCACTCCTATCGTTGTTGATTCACGACTTCAGGTCATCAGTGTGATGAATCTGAATAATCTTTGAGGAGTCGACATCCACTATAATCATTTTTGCCCATCGCGATCAACCCATCGTCAAGACTGTCAGGTATGTTTCTGATATTCTGATTTATAATTTTGATTCATAAAATTACTTGATCTATGTATCTGATATTCTGATTTCTTAAGTTATGTTGTGGAAAAGAAGGGGTTGGGCAAAGCAGCTTGTGACGTTCGAAGGAGAGCACATATGTATGCATGAGAAGATATAAAGGTAGATAAAACCTAAAAAAAGAAACACTGTCATGTCTTTTATCTACGAAAACTAAATTAAGGAAAAAAAATTCCTTTGTATTGATAGTTATAAAAATATGTGATTTACCTTTTGTTTAAATGGACTGTATGCATTTTGATAAAATTACTTTGTATTTTAGCTTTTGAATTCCTACCGAAGCGAAGTAACAAATTCAAAGGAGGGCATCATCTTTAAAAGTCTGTAAGATACAGAAAATGGGCcatatgaagatgatgatgacaaAATTGAACACGTCTATATCAAAAAACTTGAATATGCTTTTGTAGTTACCTTTCTAAACAACTTACGTACCCGAAGTTATTATATCAAATTGTAAATAGATACAAGGATGAAAATGTTAGGAAAGAATGAGATTTTTTTATTAAGATAATTTGAATCTCTTGTATGGTTTGTCTTTACATCTTTTATGATTTTTTGTTGTTCTGTTTCCGTATTGTAAATTAAACGGTTTATCTTTGTAATGCTCttgaagttttttttattttatttaatggaGCTAGCTTTAAGAGTGTGGGTGCGGTTGTACTCTCTTTCTAATGGAAAAAGCATTTATTATTTGGTGTGTGGTTGTTCTATCTTTTGGGGCAGTTTAATAAGACTATTTTTTTCTAATGGAAAAAGCATTTGTTATTTGGTGTGTGGTTGTTCTATCTTTTGGGGCAGTTTAATAAGACTATTTTTAGTACGGGTGCGGTTGTACTGCGGTTGTACTCCCTTTTTAATGGAAAAAACATTTGTTATTTGATGTGTGGTTGTTCTATCTTTTGGGGCAGTTTAATAAGACTATTTTTTGGGACGATATATTTTGAGGCGGTTCAATAACCGCATCTATTAATCATTTTAACCgcataaaaaaaaatctttatgtACCAGTGCCGTTTGCTATTAAATGTCCTCACTGTAATGGTTATGTTATTCTCTTGGTGCTACTTATTTCCTGGGTTTCATGTTATATACACTTTAATTAGTTTCTAATGTCTTGTTGTTTTGAGGGTGATTTTGTTTCCATTTCTTCCTATGTACGTAGTTGCTACCGTCTTGACATCCAGTACCACCACTCCACTAGTACTGATATTTCGACAAATACAACTACATAAAACTACAAGcattatatttataaataatgcTGAATCAACACCATGATACCTGTTTAATTTTCCAAGCAAGGCCAAGGTATACTGTCTAACATCATGCAATCATGTTCCAAACACACCACACCATATACCACCCGTGGTTAACATCGCCATAATTTCCATACAACCAGTTCAAATTATACACGactatttcaaaacaccaacaaAAACAAAAGTATCCAAATTTAACGCAAACATATTAACCCGAACCTATGCGCACACCTCGACAAAAGTGTCAAACTATTATATATCCCATAATCGCACACTTGAAGATCACACTAGCCTTCACTTGCGATGCGTTTCTTTCTTAACTTGCACACGATACACTCCTTTAGCCTCTCCAAGATCTTCGTCAAAACCTCCAACGTCATTGAATGCCTGACCAGTCATCTGATCAGCTTTTCTCAGTGCATCCGCCGTGTCCTCAGTCATCCTCACCACATCATCACGCTTCCCACTGCACATTTCACACACAATGAGCACCTACAAAAGGAATTATAAAAACAACACTGAAAGTATATACGTCCAGTATTTAATCTTATATATACCCTCCAGAAATGTCAACACCAGTTCCCCTCGCTTCATATCCTTGATCTTTCAGATGCATAGTCTCCATCTTTCTCCTTGCATCTTCCTCCGTCTCCTTCAACGTCCCCTATGATCAGACAAAGCCAAATTGTAGTCATTTTCTAGTTAATTAAACCTTGAAAAACAATGTAGAAATACACCAACCTTTGTAGCTTCGCTGGTTTCAGTCATCTTTTCTTTAGCCTCATCTTTCTTGCCTGTGAAAAAATCCATAGCTTTCCTTGCAATACCCGTAGCTGAATCCTTCGCTTCAGTCATTTTCCCTACAGCAGTATCCTTCCCTTCGGTGGCCTTATCGGCGGTGTAATCCTTTGCAGCTACTGCTGTATCAGCGGTGTAATCTTTTGCATTACCCATCTTCTGCATTGTTGCATCCTTGGCTTCTTTTGCCTTCTCAGCGGTATAATCTTTTGCTGCTATGGCTTTATCAGCAGTATAATCCTTTGCTGCTATGGCCTTATCAGCAGTATAATCTTTTGCTTCTTTGGCCTTCTGAGCAGTTGCGTCAGCGGTTTCTTTTGTTTTCTCAGCAGCGTAATCTTTGTACTCCCCCATCTTCCCCATTGTAGTGTCCTTCGCTTCTTTCGTTTTCTGGGCAGCAGAGTCAGCGGTTTGTTTTGCTTTCTGCGCAGTTGCATCGGCTGTTTCTTTTGTTTTCTCAGCAGCGTAATCTTTGTACTCTCCCATCTTCCCCATTGTAGTGTCCTTCGCTACTTTCGTTTTCTGTGCAGCCGAGTCTGCGGTTTCTTTTGCTTTCTGTGCAGTGTAGTCTTTATACTCTCCGGCTTTCCCCATTGTTGTATCCTTGGCTTCTTTTGCTTTTTGAGCGGCGGAATCCTTGTACTCCTCGGCCTTTCGTGCTGTTTCTTCTCTGTTTTGTCTTTCTCTCTCTGCAGCTTCTCCGGAGACCACTGACGCCTTCTCGGTGGCTTCATGAGTTTTTCCGATCACTGCATCTTTGGCGCTTCCGAAGGTGCCGGTAACGGTTTGAAATATGCTTCCAATAATACCGGGGCGGTTCTGGTCAGATGGTGTCTCATGGTGCTCGATAACGACTTCCCCTGCGCCGCCACTAACTCCTCTTTGTTTGTTGACGTCTCGGAGCTCATCTGCGGCGGTCCTGGCAGCCTCCTCCGCCCTCACTTCCTTTCCGGTTATATCATCTCTTGCCCTGGGATCCTGTCGTGAAGCCATTTGATGTTAAGATCAATGTATTGCACTCGAAACTTCGATTCAATATCAAAAGAAACTCGATTAGAAAATAGAATCTGTGAGTTGTGAGTGGAAGAAAAGGAATTATATATAAGGTGGTTAAGAGACGAAAATCCTTTATTTTTCTAAAGGGTGAGACGTGGTGGGTGGTGGAGTTCATGACATGTGTGAGACTTGGTATGTGCATATGTTGAATGGAAGACACGTGGCCTGCAAATGGACACGCGTAATTCATGCAGAATTCATGCATGTCGCCGACTACAATAACGCCTTTGATAACATAAATAACTTTTCATTTGGCCCTATCTTAAAATATTAGTTTATCCGTGTCGATGCCAAAGCTTCAATCAAAGGAAAtaaatctaaaaataaataacatttttattaaaatatattttcattattatataaccaactaaacatttataagaatattaaatgcaaagtaaggacaaaattgtttttttattatataaaatcaacgataattaatgtttttcttaatctgtgtgtttttgtctgtggacaataatattgagATGGAGAAAGTATAATACAAACAAAATAATTTAGTACAGCAAAAATCTGAAGAGAACAAAGTATATTATTCATTTTGCTTTCcacgatttatattaatatataagtaGTAAAAAAATCCATGTTATTTGCATATGAAATCCatgtaaaaataattttttataatatttttaattgcCATAGTACATCGATGTTAAAAACCTAATATGAATAACTTTCATACATAactagaattaaaaaaaaaattaccaaaaaaaCATTAAGAAATGGGAAAACTATAAAAACGGACTCAAATCCTTTGACTTTTACTATATTAAACCCAAAATTCTATAAAACAAACGTAAACACTGAAAGAAAGAATTTATCAACACatc containing:
- the LOC111907148 gene encoding embryonic protein DC-8; this encodes MASRQDPRARDDITGKEVRAEEAARTAADELRDVNKQRGVSGGAGEVVIEHHETPSDQNRPGIIGSIFQTVTGTFGSAKDAVIGKTHEATEKASVVSGEAAERERQNREETARKAEEYKDSAAQKAKEAKDTTMGKAGEYKDYTAQKAKETADSAAQKTKVAKDTTMGKMGEYKDYAAEKTKETADATAQKAKQTADSAAQKTKEAKDTTMGKMGEYKDYAAEKTKETADATAQKAKEAKDYTADKAIAAKDYTADKAIAAKDYTAEKAKEAKDATMQKMGNAKDYTADTAVAAKDYTADKATEGKDTAVGKMTEAKDSATGIARKAMDFFTGKKDEAKEKMTETSEATKGTLKETEEDARRKMETMHLKDQGYEARGTGVDISGGGKRDDVVRMTEDTADALRKADQMTGQAFNDVGGFDEDLGEAKGVYRVQVKKETHRK